One genomic region from Microcystis panniformis FACHB-1757 encodes:
- a CDS encoding enediyne biosynthesis protein UnbU has product MTTTQLFNLPYFSSSVERSTVSYQPNRLAGLRRFAIAITFLNILGHTVLGFEQSWAQPLVALATGYSVELLLESVDAGVNGFKPRYLGSIGQFVDFLLSAHITSLAIAMLLYANERLFPIMFAVAVAIGSKAIFRLQVADKTRHFLNPSNFGISVTLLLFPWIGIAPPYQFTENLSGWADWILPVLIVCTGTFLNARFTRKLPLIAGWLGAFILQAILRSAIFQTPLIPALLPMTGVAFVLFTFYMVTDPGTTPINPREQIIFGASVAVAYGILMSFHIVFGMFFGLTLVCCFRGLILAVEPLKAKLPLVQASGILSTP; this is encoded by the coding sequence ATGACAACCACTCAATTATTTAATCTTCCCTATTTTAGCTCTTCAGTAGAGCGTTCTACGGTTTCTTATCAACCTAACCGTTTAGCAGGATTACGACGCTTTGCTATAGCGATTACCTTTCTCAATATTTTAGGTCATACTGTCCTCGGATTTGAACAATCTTGGGCGCAACCTCTGGTGGCTTTAGCAACAGGTTACAGCGTAGAATTATTATTAGAAAGCGTTGATGCCGGGGTAAATGGCTTTAAACCTAGATATTTAGGAAGTATCGGTCAGTTTGTCGATTTTCTGCTTTCTGCCCATATTACCTCATTAGCGATCGCTATGTTACTCTATGCTAATGAGCGTTTATTTCCGATTATGTTTGCAGTAGCGGTGGCTATCGGATCTAAAGCAATTTTTCGGTTACAAGTGGCAGATAAAACCCGTCATTTTCTCAATCCTTCTAATTTTGGTATTAGCGTTACCTTACTCTTATTTCCTTGGATTGGCATCGCGCCGCCCTATCAGTTTACCGAGAATTTAAGCGGTTGGGCAGATTGGATTTTACCCGTCTTAATTGTTTGTACGGGAACGTTTTTAAATGCCCGTTTTACTCGTAAACTGCCTTTAATTGCGGGATGGTTAGGGGCTTTTATCTTACAAGCAATCCTCAGAAGTGCTATCTTTCAGACACCGTTAATCCCCGCCCTATTACCCATGACAGGGGTGGCTTTTGTCCTCTTTACTTTCTATATGGTGACGGATCCGGGAACAACACCAATTAACCCCCGTGAGCAGATAATTTTCGGGGCATCTGTAGCCGTTGCTTATGGCATTTTGATGTCCTTTCACATTGTTTTTGGGATGTTTTTCGGATTGACACTGGTGTGTTGTTTCAGAGGGTTGATATTAGCGGTTGAACCCTTAAAAGCAAAATTACCCCTAGTACAGGCTTCCGGCATTTTATCAACTCCTTAA
- a CDS encoding type I polyketide synthase, producing the protein MKASPQIAIVGMACLYPDADSPQELWENVLSQRRAFRRFPSERLSLSDYYSPDKSAPDVIYSTQAAVIEGYEFDRIAYKVVGSTFRSADLAHWLALDIASQALNDAGFPDGKGLNKETTGVLLGNTLTGELSRANTLRLRWPYVRHRVEEQLLKQGLSDKERQIFLNELENRFKEPFEPIGEESLAGNLSNTIAGRICNYFDLKGGGYIVDGACSSSLLAVANGCSALVAEDLDIALVGGVDISMDPFELVGFAKTGALASGEMKVYDQGSNGFIPGEGCGFLVLMRHGDALAQNKRIYAVIQGWGISSDGKGGITRPEVEGQLLALNRAYKRAEFTGDTIAYFEGHGTGTAVGDGTELEVLSRIHPDTVNKAVIGSIKANIGHTKAAAGIAGLIKATMAVHRQILPPVTGCDRPQARLTEDKARLQVLKEGQIWPNSLPLRAGVSAMGFGGINSHIIIEGLSQIRRHTLTPQEQKLIHSPQDAELFLLSANSQEDLQAQVNRLLNIVPRISQSEMTDLAVELAKKVNPHLPYRLAIIASSPDSLTNHLVGAQALRSLIPAGQNLDNIFTNNEKQINKIGFLFPGQSAPVYLHGGLWERRFPVIKQLYNKAQLAKGKDNTVTNIAQPAIVTACLGGLQLLENLNIKADLAIGHSLGELCALFWANAYDKTQLINLAKIRGQAMAQLGHPTGKMASINADAETVKSLLNGRIVEIAGLNSPYQTIISGEELGIKDVVEKAQNKGIKTVYLPVSHAFHSPLVARAVQPLEDYLQTYPLNSLEKTVISTVTGEKLPLNTDWRSLLLEQITSPVRFIDAVKSAEKEVDLFIEVGSGSILSRLVADITDIPVISLDSSSESLQGLLKTVAVMFVNGVKVNYQGLFEDRFSRPFNLDYQPHFIANPCEIKAKGKSQQAKVENIDLLLPNHSQKLKPETSNLKPQTSKIEVIRQLVAQKTELPLETIENHHRLLADLHLNSISVSQLVIEAARQLDLSPPHSPTDYANATIQDLAAALEELGKNNPQIPQESIPMGVDNWVRAFTVELIEKPLIKSDKKQINREKAGNWHIIAHADHPLLPNLSVLQPTLKHEQKKGIIICLKPYPDESEIDLLLKGAKLSIKEKKPLILIQQGGGYASFARTFYLENRQIPTCVIDIPFHHPNAVNIILSEITATDSYTEVYYDENGKRFVRQLNLLGLEKDTDNPKQKKALKSSNKSKIKELLLVTGGGRGIASECALSLAKESKATLAILGRSQPEDNRELAENLARMKSANIQVHYYSCDVSDAESVQQTIAEIKTNLGEITGILHGAGVNTPKLIQHLEPEDFIATLAPKVKGLQHILTEINPDSLNYLITFGSIIAETGLKGEADYGLANEWLGNIVAEFSRKYPNCRCLNLEWSVWSGIGMGERLGTVEKLRNEGITPISPDIGIKYLHLLLNQSLPTASVIIAGRFGEPPTLSLKPQELSFLRFLETKKVHYTGIELITEAELSLDNDPYLQDHVYQGEYIFPGVLGLEAIAQVATALLPTLARKEDQTLNKGENQDPPSVPLNKGETGGLRFESVKFNRPIVVSADKPLKIQIATLITDSGKVKAVIRCANTGFSIDHFEAIISHSSVGAPDCRPLIPPVPLKEGKNNPQINPDTDLYGHLLFHKARFQRIKGYSHLKATECIAEINIEPKTAWFSRYLPQSLILGDAGARDAVIHALQACVPHATILPTGIERLTVYSVNLGENQFVSAKERLHQGDTFVYDLEVFNNDGNLLEVWQGLELKVIKHRNPQDPWIPALLPCYLERKIKEMMPNVDLTLILDRDATVERRVRSDRSLGMLTSSPSVIQRRGDGKPELSDNETVSVSHAEDLTLVLKGASGCDLEPIIPRDVQMWRDLLGENSFNLAEVISQENHEDFNMAATRIWSAKESIKKAGLSLDIPLTLSSFSQQLTPLSPILWLSSGKDLIITLPVSFREIKTAFILAIFVQTVQKKSDLLQTEPAKVF; encoded by the coding sequence ATGAAAGCTTCTCCTCAAATTGCTATTGTTGGTATGGCTTGTCTTTATCCTGATGCCGATTCTCCACAGGAATTATGGGAAAATGTCCTGTCTCAGCGTCGCGCATTTCGTCGCTTTCCCTCAGAGCGATTATCGTTAAGTGACTACTATTCTCCCGATAAAAGCGCCCCCGATGTCATTTATTCGACTCAAGCTGCCGTTATTGAGGGCTATGAATTCGATCGCATTGCTTATAAAGTGGTGGGAAGTACCTTCCGTTCGGCTGATTTAGCCCACTGGTTAGCGTTAGATATTGCGTCTCAGGCGTTGAATGATGCGGGATTTCCCGACGGAAAGGGGTTAAATAAAGAAACAACCGGGGTTTTACTGGGAAATACCCTCACAGGCGAGTTATCGCGGGCTAATACCTTAAGATTGCGTTGGCCCTATGTGCGTCATAGGGTAGAAGAACAATTATTAAAACAAGGATTATCAGACAAAGAACGGCAAATTTTCTTAAATGAATTAGAAAATCGCTTTAAAGAACCCTTTGAACCGATTGGAGAGGAGTCTTTAGCGGGAAATCTCTCGAATACGATAGCGGGGAGAATTTGCAATTATTTTGACTTAAAAGGGGGTGGATATATCGTTGATGGGGCTTGTAGTTCCTCTTTACTGGCAGTAGCGAATGGTTGTTCGGCTTTAGTCGCTGAAGATTTAGATATCGCTTTAGTCGGGGGTGTGGATATTAGTATGGACCCTTTTGAGTTGGTGGGTTTTGCCAAAACGGGGGCCTTAGCCTCTGGGGAGATGAAAGTGTATGATCAAGGGTCTAATGGGTTTATTCCGGGGGAAGGATGCGGTTTTTTGGTGTTAATGCGTCATGGGGATGCCCTAGCGCAAAATAAACGGATTTATGCTGTTATTCAGGGTTGGGGGATTTCTTCCGATGGCAAAGGCGGAATTACTCGCCCAGAAGTGGAAGGACAGTTATTGGCTTTAAATCGCGCCTATAAACGGGCTGAATTTACGGGAGATACTATAGCTTATTTTGAAGGCCATGGTACGGGAACGGCGGTGGGTGATGGAACCGAATTAGAGGTTTTATCTCGTATTCATCCAGATACGGTAAATAAAGCCGTTATTGGTTCAATTAAAGCGAATATTGGTCATACTAAGGCAGCAGCGGGGATAGCAGGGTTAATTAAAGCGACTATGGCGGTTCATCGTCAAATTTTACCACCAGTGACAGGATGCGATCGCCCTCAGGCTCGGTTAACCGAAGACAAGGCAAGGTTACAGGTATTAAAAGAGGGGCAAATCTGGCCAAATTCCTTACCTTTACGGGCAGGAGTGAGTGCCATGGGTTTTGGGGGCATTAACAGTCATATTATCATCGAGGGATTAAGTCAGATTCGTCGTCACACTTTAACGCCGCAGGAACAAAAATTAATCCATTCTCCCCAAGATGCGGAGTTATTCCTATTGAGTGCAAATAGTCAAGAAGACTTACAAGCACAGGTTAATCGGTTATTAAATATTGTTCCTCGCATATCCCAGTCAGAAATGACGGATCTTGCCGTTGAATTAGCGAAAAAGGTCAATCCTCATTTACCCTATCGTCTGGCCATTATTGCATCTTCCCCCGATAGCTTAACCAATCACCTTGTAGGAGCGCAAGCGTTGCGCTCGTTGATCCCCGCCGGTCAAAATTTAGATAATATCTTTACCAATAACGAAAAACAGATCAATAAAATAGGTTTTCTCTTTCCGGGGCAATCCGCACCAGTTTATCTTCATGGGGGACTCTGGGAAAGACGTTTTCCTGTGATTAAACAATTATATAACAAGGCTCAGTTGGCCAAGGGTAAGGATAACACGGTGACGAATATTGCTCAACCGGCGATCGTTACGGCTTGCCTAGGGGGGTTACAACTCCTAGAAAACTTAAATATTAAAGCAGATTTAGCCATAGGACACAGTTTAGGGGAATTATGCGCTTTATTTTGGGCAAATGCCTATGATAAGACTCAATTAATTAATCTAGCTAAAATTCGCGGTCAAGCAATGGCACAACTGGGCCACCCAACAGGTAAAATGGCCAGCATTAACGCCGATGCAGAAACGGTTAAAAGTTTATTAAATGGACGTATCGTTGAGATTGCGGGATTAAATTCACCCTATCAGACAATAATCTCAGGAGAGGAATTAGGGATTAAGGATGTTGTTGAAAAAGCCCAAAATAAAGGTATTAAAACCGTTTATTTGCCTGTCTCCCATGCCTTCCATTCTCCCCTAGTGGCCCGGGCTGTGCAACCCTTAGAAGATTATTTACAAACTTATCCCTTAAATTCCCTGGAAAAAACGGTTATTTCTACCGTAACGGGCGAAAAATTGCCATTAAATACCGACTGGCGCTCGCTTTTGTTAGAACAAATCACCTCACCCGTGCGCTTCATCGATGCAGTCAAGTCAGCAGAGAAAGAGGTTGATTTATTCATTGAAGTGGGTTCTGGTTCCATATTAAGCCGTTTAGTGGCAGATATAACGGATATTCCCGTAATTTCTCTCGATAGCAGCAGTGAGTCTTTACAAGGGTTATTGAAAACGGTTGCAGTGATGTTTGTTAATGGTGTCAAGGTTAACTATCAAGGGTTATTTGAAGATAGATTTAGTCGTCCCTTTAATTTAGACTATCAACCCCATTTTATTGCCAATCCATGTGAGATCAAGGCAAAGGGCAAAAGTCAACAGGCAAAAGTAGAAAATATTGATCTTTTATTGCCTAATCATAGCCAAAAACTCAAACCTGAAACCTCAAACCTGAAACCTCAAACCTCAAAAATTGAAGTTATTCGTCAATTGGTGGCACAAAAAACAGAATTACCCCTAGAAACCATTGAAAATCATCATCGCTTGTTGGCGGATCTGCACCTTAATTCTATCAGTGTCAGTCAATTAGTGATCGAAGCAGCGCGTCAGTTAGACTTATCTCCTCCCCATTCACCGACAGATTATGCGAATGCAACTATTCAGGATCTAGCAGCAGCTTTAGAAGAATTAGGCAAAAATAATCCCCAAATTCCTCAAGAATCAATCCCTATGGGTGTTGATAATTGGGTGCGTGCGTTTACGGTTGAATTAATCGAAAAACCGTTAATTAAATCAGATAAAAAGCAAATAAATCGAGAAAAAGCAGGAAATTGGCATATTATCGCCCATGCTGATCATCCTTTATTACCTAACTTATCTGTTTTACAACCCACCTTAAAGCATGAGCAGAAAAAAGGGATCATTATTTGTTTAAAACCCTATCCTGATGAATCAGAAATCGATTTGCTTTTAAAAGGGGCAAAATTATCTATAAAAGAGAAAAAACCCTTGATTTTGATTCAACAAGGAGGAGGATATGCGTCCTTTGCGAGAACTTTTTATCTAGAAAATCGTCAAATTCCTACCTGTGTGATTGATATTCCTTTTCATCATCCCAATGCAGTTAATATCATTCTCTCAGAAATCACTGCAACCGATAGCTATACAGAAGTTTATTATGATGAAAACGGAAAACGGTTTGTTCGTCAATTAAACTTGTTAGGGTTAGAAAAAGATACCGATAACCCTAAGCAGAAAAAAGCCCTAAAAAGTTCAAATAAAAGCAAAATCAAGGAGCTTCTTTTGGTGACGGGAGGAGGGAGAGGTATTGCCTCAGAATGTGCCTTATCCTTAGCTAAAGAAAGTAAAGCCACCTTAGCGATTTTAGGACGTTCTCAACCTGAAGATAACCGAGAATTAGCCGAAAATTTAGCAAGAATGAAGTCTGCAAACATCCAAGTCCATTATTATTCTTGTGATGTCAGTGATGCTGAGTCAGTTCAGCAAACTATCGCCGAAATTAAGACAAATTTAGGAGAAATTACGGGAATTTTACACGGTGCGGGGGTTAATACACCGAAATTAATTCAACATCTCGAACCAGAAGATTTTATAGCAACTTTAGCTCCAAAAGTCAAGGGTTTGCAACATATCTTAACGGAAATTAACCCCGATTCTCTCAACTATTTAATCACCTTCGGTTCAATTATTGCCGAGACTGGATTGAAAGGAGAAGCAGACTATGGGTTAGCCAATGAATGGTTAGGGAATATTGTAGCGGAATTTAGTCGAAAATACCCTAATTGTCGCTGTTTAAACCTAGAATGGTCGGTTTGGTCCGGTATTGGCATGGGAGAACGTTTAGGAACAGTTGAAAAGCTAAGAAATGAAGGTATTACCCCTATTTCTCCCGATATTGGCATTAAATACTTACATTTACTTTTAAATCAATCCCTACCCACTGCCTCTGTTATCATCGCCGGGCGTTTTGGTGAACCTCCGACTTTAAGCTTAAAACCGCAAGAATTATCTTTTTTACGCTTTTTAGAGACAAAGAAAGTTCATTACACGGGAATTGAACTGATTACTGAAGCAGAATTATCCTTAGACAATGATCCTTATTTACAAGATCATGTTTATCAAGGAGAATACATTTTCCCCGGTGTCTTGGGGTTAGAAGCGATCGCGCAGGTGGCCACTGCATTACTCCCCACCTTAGCAAGGAAGGAGGATCAAACCCTTAACAAGGGGGAAAACCAAGATCCCCCTTCCGTCCCCCTTAACAAGGGGGAAACTGGAGGATTAAGGTTTGAATCGGTTAAATTTAACCGTCCGATCGTGGTTTCTGCCGATAAACCATTAAAGATACAAATTGCTACCTTAATCACCGATTCTGGAAAGGTTAAGGCCGTTATTCGCTGTGCCAATACAGGGTTTAGTATCGATCATTTTGAAGCCATCATCAGCCATTCTTCTGTGGGGGCGCCAGACTGTCGCCCATTGATCCCCCCTGTCCCCCTTAAAGAAGGAAAAAATAACCCTCAAATTAACCCAGATACGGACTTATATGGTCATTTATTGTTCCATAAAGCAAGATTTCAACGAATTAAGGGTTATTCTCATCTCAAAGCAACCGAATGTATTGCAGAAATTAACATTGAGCCAAAAACTGCTTGGTTTAGTCGTTATTTACCTCAATCCCTGATTTTAGGCGATGCAGGGGCAAGAGATGCCGTTATCCATGCTTTACAAGCTTGTGTTCCCCATGCCACTATTTTACCCACTGGCATAGAACGCTTAACGGTATATTCTGTCAATTTAGGCGAAAATCAGTTTGTTTCAGCCAAAGAAAGACTGCATCAAGGAGATACCTTTGTCTATGATCTTGAGGTATTCAATAACGATGGCAATCTCTTAGAAGTGTGGCAAGGATTGGAATTAAAGGTGATTAAACACAGAAATCCTCAAGATCCCTGGATTCCAGCCCTTTTACCCTGTTATTTAGAACGAAAGATCAAGGAGATGATGCCTAATGTCGATTTAACTTTAATTCTCGATCGGGATGCAACGGTAGAAAGACGAGTCAGAAGCGATCGCAGTTTAGGGATGTTAACCTCATCCCCTAGTGTAATTCAGCGTCGGGGGGATGGCAAGCCCGAATTAAGCGATAACGAGACGGTTTCGGTATCTCATGCCGAAGATTTAACCCTTGTGCTTAAGGGTGCGTCAGGATGCGATCTGGAACCGATTATCCCCCGTGATGTGCAGATGTGGCGCGATTTATTGGGGGAAAATTCCTTTAATTTAGCGGAGGTAATTAGTCAAGAGAATCATGAGGATTTTAATATGGCAGCGACTCGCATTTGGTCTGCTAAAGAAAGTATTAAGAAAGCGGGTTTGAGTCTCGATATCCCGTTAACTTTATCGTCTTTCTCTCAACAATTAACCCCTTTATCCCCTATTTTGTGGTTATCTTCAGGAAAGGATTTAATCATCACTTTACCTGTTTCTTTCCGAGAAATCAAGACAGCTTTCATCTTGGCAATATTTGTCCAAACAGTTCAGAAAAAATCGGACTTACTTCAGACAGAACCAGCAAAGGTTTTCTGA
- a CDS encoding nucleotidyltransferase family protein → MTNLENIKTCLKKQDSYLKKQYHIQALGIFGSYVRGEATPDSDLDILVEFESGYHFGLLTFCRLENYLSDLLGVQVDLVMKDSLKPKIGEQILSEVIYL, encoded by the coding sequence ATGACTAACCTAGAAAATATTAAAACTTGCTTGAAAAAGCAAGATTCCTATTTAAAGAAACAGTACCATATTCAAGCACTAGGAATCTTTGGCTCTTATGTTAGGGGAGAAGCAACACCAGACAGCGACCTTGATATATTAGTTGAATTTGAATCAGGCTATCACTTTGGTTTATTGACCTTTTGTCGCCTAGAAAACTATCTTAGTGATTTGTTAGGCGTTCAAGTTGATTTAGTCATGAAAGATAGTCTTAAACCGAAAATTGGCGAGCAAATTCTCTCAGAGGTTATTTATTTATGA
- a CDS encoding HepT-like ribonuclease domain-containing protein, with amino-acid sequence MIERYSEDYLRDMEEAIGLAIEFTEGMDFDDFCQDKKTIFAVTRAIQIIGEAVKKIPENIRQQHPQVPWKDIAKMRDKVTHQYFSVKLDVVWDTVKQDLPFLHSLVTRILANNTDWNTKSK; translated from the coding sequence ATGATTGAGCGATATAGTGAAGATTATTTAAGAGATATGGAAGAAGCAATTGGTTTAGCAATTGAATTCACAGAGGGAATGGATTTTGATGATTTTTGTCAAGATAAAAAGACGATTTTTGCCGTTACCAGAGCCATTCAAATTATCGGTGAAGCTGTTAAGAAAATTCCTGAGAATATTAGACAACAACATCCTCAAGTTCCTTGGAAAGATATCGCTAAAATGAGAGATAAAGTAACTCATCAATATTTTTCTGTTAAATTAGACGTGGTTTGGGATACTGTTAAGCAAGATTTACCTTTTCTTCATTCATTAGTGACTAGGATTTTGGCAAATAATACAGACTGGAATACAAAGTCAAAATAA
- a CDS encoding acyl-CoA thioesterase translates to MMKAYEYHHIVSFQETNLVGNVYYANYVQWQGRCREMFLKDNAPDIITELSQGLALVTVRVSCEYLSELFAFDHVIIRMRLGEIKQNRITMLFEYWRVTDEGEELVAKGEQQTACMRREDSETRPTPIPAQLQLALENYHIPI, encoded by the coding sequence ATGATGAAAGCCTACGAATATCATCACATTGTCAGTTTTCAAGAAACCAATTTAGTTGGTAATGTTTATTATGCCAATTATGTGCAATGGCAAGGTCGTTGTCGGGAAATGTTTCTCAAAGATAATGCCCCAGATATTATCACAGAATTATCCCAAGGATTGGCTTTAGTAACGGTTCGAGTATCCTGTGAGTATCTGTCCGAATTATTTGCCTTTGATCATGTTATTATTCGGATGCGTTTAGGAGAGATTAAACAAAACCGAATTACCATGTTATTTGAATATTGGCGAGTGACTGATGAAGGTGAAGAATTAGTGGCAAAAGGAGAACAACAAACGGCCTGTATGCGACGAGAGGATAGTGAAACCAGACCCACTCCAATTCCTGCTCAACTGCAATTAGCTTTAGAGAACTATCACATCCCAATCTAA
- the devC gene encoding ABC transporter permease DevC: MNIPTAWLQLAHKKTRLIVALSGIIFSTVIIFMQLGIRDALFESAVHLHNSLEGDAFLISPRSTSLIAMESFSERRLLQVLSFNEVELVSPIYVGYAQWKNPDTKNYWRNIFVIGIDLRYQAFKAVGIKENWQKLKIKYTTLFDQNSRREFGNIAEDFQKGKTIITEVGNSGNNRKIEVVGLFELGTSFGSDGNLLMSYSNFLRIFQNRSSRFIDIGLIKFQPDIDQQSLLKKLKKYLPKDVKILSKQELINFEKNYWATSTAIGFIFNLGVFLGLVVGIVVVYQILYTNVAEHLAEYATLKAMGYHNRYLLWLVFQQALIIAVLGYIPGFLLGMIQYYFTQKYTLLPIEMTPTRAIFVFGLTLLMSLIAGATAINKLQYADPADIF; the protein is encoded by the coding sequence ATGAATATTCCCACTGCTTGGTTACAATTAGCTCATAAAAAAACTCGTTTAATTGTTGCGCTGTCTGGTATTATTTTTTCCACTGTGATTATTTTTATGCAGTTGGGAATTCGAGATGCTTTATTTGAGAGTGCTGTTCATTTACATAATAGTTTAGAAGGTGATGCTTTCCTGATTAGTCCCCGTTCTACATCCTTAATTGCCATGGAAAGTTTTAGTGAGCGAAGACTATTACAAGTCTTATCCTTTAATGAAGTGGAATTAGTCAGTCCAATCTATGTAGGCTATGCTCAATGGAAAAATCCCGATACAAAAAACTATTGGCGTAATATTTTTGTAATTGGAATTGACTTAAGATATCAAGCATTTAAGGCTGTGGGAATCAAAGAAAATTGGCAAAAATTAAAGATAAAATATACCACCTTATTTGACCAAAATTCTCGTAGGGAGTTTGGAAATATTGCTGAAGATTTCCAGAAGGGTAAAACTATTATTACTGAGGTGGGAAATTCTGGTAATAATCGAAAAATAGAAGTGGTTGGTCTCTTTGAATTAGGGACATCTTTTGGTTCAGATGGTAACTTACTAATGAGCTACTCTAACTTTTTAAGAATATTTCAGAATCGTTCATCTCGGTTCATTGATATTGGCTTAATTAAGTTTCAACCAGATATTGATCAGCAATCCTTACTCAAAAAGTTAAAGAAATATTTGCCGAAAGATGTCAAAATATTAAGCAAGCAAGAGTTGATTAACTTTGAAAAAAATTATTGGGCAACCAGTACAGCTATTGGTTTTATTTTTAATTTGGGGGTATTTTTAGGATTAGTGGTCGGGATTGTGGTGGTTTATCAAATTCTTTATACCAATGTTGCAGAACACTTAGCAGAATATGCAACTCTAAAAGCAATGGGATATCACAATCGTTATCTTCTCTGGCTTGTCTTTCAGCAAGCTCTGATTATTGCAGTATTGGGTTATATTCCTGGCTTTTTATTAGGGATGATTCAGTATTATTTTACCCAAAAATACACCTTACTTCCCATTGAAATGACCCCTACTAGAGCAATATTCGTCTTTGGCTTAACCTTGCTCATGTCCTTGATTGCTGGAGCCACGGCTATTAATAAGCTCCAATACGCCGATCCTGCCGATATTTTTTAG
- a CDS encoding ABC exporter membrane fusion protein: MTSCYLKQSLFDESLSLLTTMANFRLQNSYSLKYWFWGLLGAFMGFSLGTTVIIFYFRPESSLKASQLSISPMVSPDTPEAVAALGYLEPQGGITQISATAFLEGSRVDKILVKQGETVEKGEILAILDNNARLRASLKQAQANLDLAASKLEKVREGAKKGEIMAQDSRMRQSKAELEGQIMRQKAAISSLESELEGEKLGQKATVERIKAELNNSLTDCQRYQSLYRNGAVSQGEKERFCLEATTTQKRLQEAEANLQRITTTLEQKIQEARANLQRTLNTLEQQIQENQAMLSAVTEIRPVDLQIAQDEVMTAKANVERAQAELELSYVRAPHAGRILKIHTFPGELVKNEGILDLGNIQKMYVKAEVYETDISRVKLGQSVTIKTDKLLGDLEGTVEEIGWKVGRQDVLGTDPVVDTDARVVEVKISLDHRSSAKVNRLTNLKVNVIIHPN, encoded by the coding sequence ATGACCTCATGTTACCTTAAACAAAGTTTATTTGATGAATCCTTATCCCTGTTAACAACCATGGCTAACTTTCGCCTTCAAAATTCCTATTCTTTAAAATATTGGTTTTGGGGTCTTTTAGGAGCTTTTATGGGATTTAGCTTGGGAACAACCGTTATTATCTTCTATTTTAGACCAGAATCATCCTTGAAAGCTTCCCAGTTATCGATTTCCCCGATGGTTTCTCCTGATACTCCCGAAGCTGTTGCTGCCCTTGGTTATCTTGAACCTCAAGGTGGAATTACTCAAATATCAGCTACTGCCTTTTTGGAAGGAAGTAGAGTAGATAAAATACTGGTAAAACAGGGAGAAACAGTTGAAAAAGGCGAAATTTTGGCTATTTTAGATAATAATGCCCGTTTGCGAGCATCCCTGAAACAAGCTCAAGCAAATCTGGATTTAGCAGCATCTAAACTCGAAAAAGTGAGAGAAGGGGCAAAAAAAGGCGAAATTATGGCTCAAGATTCCCGTATGCGTCAAAGCAAAGCGGAATTAGAGGGACAAATAATGAGGCAAAAAGCAGCGATCTCTAGTTTGGAATCGGAACTTGAAGGGGAAAAACTAGGACAAAAAGCTACCGTTGAAAGAATTAAAGCAGAATTGAATAATTCTCTCACAGATTGTCAACGTTATCAATCTTTATACCGTAATGGTGCAGTTTCTCAAGGGGAAAAAGAGCGATTTTGTTTAGAGGCGACAACTACACAAAAAAGACTCCAAGAAGCTGAGGCTAACTTGCAACGCATTACGACTACCTTAGAACAAAAAATTCAGGAAGCCAGAGCCAATCTACAACGAACTCTTAATACTTTAGAACAACAAATTCAAGAAAACCAAGCTATGTTAAGTGCAGTTACGGAAATTCGTCCTGTTGATCTTCAAATTGCTCAAGATGAAGTAATGACAGCTAAGGCTAATGTAGAACGCGCTCAGGCGGAATTAGAATTATCCTATGTGCGTGCGCCCCATGCAGGAAGAATTTTAAAAATTCATACTTTTCCTGGAGAATTAGTGAAAAATGAAGGGATTTTAGATTTGGGAAACATCCAAAAAATGTATGTGAAAGCAGAAGTGTATGAAACCGATATTAGTCGAGTTAAATTAGGTCAATCTGTAACGATAAAAACCGATAAACTGCTCGGAGATTTAGAGGGAACTGTGGAAGAAATAGGTTGGAAAGTGGGACGACAAGATGTTTTAGGAACCGATCCTGTTGTCGATACAGATGCTAGAGTCGTCGAGGTAAAAATTAGCTTAGATCATCGCTCTAGTGCTAAAGTTAATCGGTTAACTAACTTAAAGGTTAATGTGATCATTCACCCTAACTAA